One stretch of Bacteroidota bacterium DNA includes these proteins:
- a CDS encoding peptide MFS transporter, whose product MLKDHPKGLLVAFFANMGERFGFYTMIAIFILFLQAKYGFSAGKASQIYGGFMFFVYFLPLLGGIIADKVLGYGKTISVGLVVMFLGYFLLAMPTTMGSGLGAVFAALAIIALGTGLFKGNLQALVGSLYDDPKYSSKRDLAFNIFYMGINIGAMFAPTAAERVSNFILNKSNFFYDARIPALANSLLKGHEIDVNNYLSVAQLQDPSITIDSLRIFSENYINALSKSYHYGFGVACISLIISMLIFWGFRKYYKHADFSEKQKAARADMKDQVVRLTPQQTRDRLIALGLVFFVVIFFWMAFHQNGLTLTFFARDYTQPTVGKGMNLWFDLFGLLPIFISVVGLYFLIRKKSISRDRILGAIAFVGFGVIAYLRYHGYQDVNPFTPQKFQHFNPFFIVALTPIIIGIFGYMNRKGIEPPAPKKIGIGMLITALGFIIMVIGSISLIGYSPKELAGLVAPTDHLVSPYWLITTYFTLTVAELFLSPMGISFVSRVAPPQYKGLMQGGWFAATALGNYLLSVIGALWSRIPLWALWLVLVICCLLSAIFIFSVMKRLLKATQS is encoded by the coding sequence ATGTTAAAAGATCATCCAAAAGGACTTCTTGTTGCTTTTTTCGCCAACATGGGTGAAAGGTTTGGTTTTTATACCATGATAGCCATTTTCATTTTATTCCTGCAGGCAAAATATGGATTTTCGGCTGGTAAGGCCAGCCAGATTTATGGTGGCTTCATGTTTTTCGTTTATTTTCTTCCATTACTGGGGGGGATCATTGCCGACAAGGTTCTGGGTTATGGTAAAACTATCAGCGTTGGACTGGTGGTCATGTTTCTGGGTTATTTCCTTCTGGCCATGCCCACCACCATGGGCTCGGGATTAGGTGCTGTTTTTGCAGCCCTCGCCATCATTGCTCTGGGGACCGGATTGTTCAAGGGAAATCTCCAGGCTCTGGTCGGCAGCCTGTATGATGATCCTAAATACAGTTCCAAAAGAGATCTGGCTTTCAATATTTTTTACATGGGCATAAACATCGGCGCCATGTTTGCACCCACAGCAGCTGAAAGAGTAAGCAACTTTATCCTGAACAAATCCAATTTCTTTTATGATGCCAGGATTCCTGCACTTGCCAATTCCTTATTAAAAGGTCATGAGATAGATGTGAATAACTACCTGTCCGTCGCCCAGTTACAGGATCCGTCAATAACTATCGACTCATTGCGGATTTTCTCCGAAAACTATATCAACGCTTTAAGTAAATCGTACCATTATGGTTTTGGTGTGGCATGCATCAGTCTAATCATCTCTATGTTGATCTTCTGGGGATTCAGAAAATATTATAAACATGCTGATTTTTCGGAAAAACAGAAGGCTGCACGGGCCGACATGAAAGACCAGGTTGTCAGGCTGACACCACAACAGACCAGAGACAGACTGATTGCACTGGGACTTGTATTTTTCGTGGTCATCTTCTTCTGGATGGCATTCCATCAGAACGGCCTTACACTTACATTTTTTGCCAGAGACTATACACAACCCACTGTCGGTAAGGGGATGAACCTATGGTTCGACCTGTTCGGATTACTCCCCATATTTATTTCGGTCGTCGGGCTTTATTTCCTCATCAGGAAAAAAAGCATATCGCGGGACCGTATCCTTGGTGCCATCGCCTTTGTCGGTTTTGGGGTAATAGCATATCTGAGATATCACGGATACCAGGATGTAAATCCTTTTACACCACAAAAGTTCCAACACTTCAATCCATTTTTTATTGTAGCACTAACACCCATCATTATCGGCATATTTGGTTACATGAACCGGAAAGGCATAGAGCCGCCAGCCCCAAAGAAGATCGGCATAGGCATGCTGATTACAGCTTTGGGATTTATTATCATGGTCATTGGATCTATCAGTCTTATCGGGTACAGTCCAAAGGAACTTGCCGGATTAGTTGCCCCTACTGACCATCTGGTGTCGCCCTATTGGCTGATAACGACTTATTTTACTTTAACTGTCGCAGAGCTGTTCCTCAGCCCCATGGGCATATCATTCGTGTCGCGTGTCGCTCCGCCGCAGTATAAAGGATTAATGCAGGGCGGATGGTTTGCTGCCACGGCGTTAGGTAACTACCTGTTAAGTGTCATTGGAGCTTTATGGAGCCGCATTCCACTTTGGGCTCTGTGGCTTGTACTGGTCATTTGTTGCCTGCTGTCAGCCATATTCATTTTCTCGGTTATGAAAAGGCTTCTCAAAGCTACCCAATCCTGA
- a CDS encoding RNA polymerase sigma factor: MTIDEFKIKVLPLKNKLFRLAQRLLNDRAEAEDMVQEAIIRLWTRKDDLDNYNSIEAFAMSITKNLCLDILKSAGRKNVDLVEVQSAVGFTTPHSVVEMRDTMTIIHQIIATLPAQQQMIIHMRDIEGYEFDEIASIMDVNLNVIRVNLSRARKKVRDALININRYELRKN; encoded by the coding sequence ATGACCATCGATGAATTCAAAATAAAGGTTCTTCCCTTAAAAAATAAGCTGTTCCGTTTGGCGCAGCGGCTTTTGAATGACCGGGCTGAAGCGGAAGATATGGTGCAGGAAGCAATCATCAGGTTATGGACCCGGAAGGACGACCTTGATAATTATAACAGTATTGAAGCATTCGCGATGTCTATTACAAAAAATCTGTGTCTGGATATCTTAAAATCAGCTGGCAGAAAGAATGTTGACCTGGTTGAAGTCCAATCAGCTGTCGGCTTTACCACCCCTCATAGCGTGGTGGAGATGCGCGATACCATGACCATCATTCATCAGATCATTGCCACCCTGCCCGCCCAGCAACAGATGATCATTCATATGAGGGATATTGAAGGCTATGAATTTGATGAAATTGCATCCATCATGGATGTGAATCTGAATGTGATACGAGTCAATTTGTCCAGGGCAAGGAAAAAGGTCAGAGATGCCCTGATAAATATAAATAGATATGAATTACGAAAGAATTGA